In Populus nigra chromosome 1, ddPopNigr1.1, whole genome shotgun sequence, one genomic interval encodes:
- the LOC133701429 gene encoding DNA-directed RNA polymerase I subunit 2-like, with protein sequence MVSDKFQVRSTGPVDQITRQPIKGRKRGGGIRFGEMERDSMLAHGAAYLLHDRLHTCSDYHIADVCSICGSILTTHYQPQRRIVRDIGGLPPVKAPKKVVCHACQTSKGIETVAMPYVFRYLAAELAAMNIKMTLHLNDGA encoded by the exons ATGGTTTCAGACAAATTTCAG GTCCGGTCGACTGGTCCAGTCGACCAGATTACCAGACAGCCTATTAAGGGAAGAAAGCGTGGTGGAGGTATTCGTTTTGGAGAAATGGAACGAGATTCAATGCTTGCCCACGGAGCTGCATACTTGTTGCATGATAGGCTCCATACTTGCTCTGATTATCACATTGCTGATGTATGTTCTATATGTGGGAGCATTCTAACGACACATTACCAACCACAGAGGCGAATAGTGCGTGATATTGGTGGATTACCTCCTGTGAAGGCTCCCAAAAAAGTGGTATGCCATGCATGCCAAACAAGCAAAGGGATAGAAACTGTTGCAATGCCTTATGTCTTTAGATATTTAGCTGCCGAATTAGCAGCTATGAACATAAAAATGACCCTCCACTTGAATGATGGAGCATGA